A genome region from Sebastes umbrosus isolate fSebUmb1 chromosome 22, fSebUmb1.pri, whole genome shotgun sequence includes the following:
- the rwdd gene encoding RWD domain-containing protein 4 has product MTANEDQEMELEALRSIYEGDECFKEISSISFQFRIGDLEDTKAFMLDLTWPEMYPETAPQISLDAFFNNRISGETKKLILSKLEEQVEANLGTAMMYTLFEWAKENQEALMENHKPVVSAVTSGDSSTASTGKKKEKKEQLTKSQKRRIISRTDAKGELPRGWNWVDVIKHISKTGGKDDE; this is encoded by the exons ATGACAGCTAACGAGGATCAGGAG ATGGAGTTGGAGGCTCTTCGCTCCATCTATGAGGGGGATGAGTGTTTCAAGGAAATCAGTTCAATTTCCTTTCAGTTTAGG ATAGGAGACCTTGAGGACACCAAAGCGTTCATGCTGGACCTCACATGGCCCGAAATGTACCCTGAGACGGCCCCACAAATCTCCCTCGATGCCTTTTTCAACAACAGAAT CTCTGGAGAGACGAAGAAGCTGATCCTGTCAAAGCtggaggagcaggtggaggcCAACCTGGGCACTGCTATGATGTACACTCTGTTCGAGTGGGCCAAGGAGAACCAGGAGGCCCTCATGGAGAACCACAAGCCTGTAGTCTCTGCTGTG ACGTCCGGTGATTCGTCTACTGCCTCAACAGgcaagaagaaggagaagaaagagcagCTGACTAAATCTCAGAAGAGGAGGATCATCAGCAGAACAG ATGCCAAAGGGGAATTGCCAAGAGGTTGGAACTGGGTTGACGTTATCAAA CAT ATCAGTAAAACAGGAGGGAAAGATGACGAGTAG
- the LOC119481326 gene encoding uncharacterized protein LOC119481326, whose product MWTYNRDGLFLKKKRKEDREAVTLPAINNGPTSLCQRTNRKGHYTKLTEESNITNHLRYQLQLQQTGKNPKDPHLEDRTTDILHQGHFFKVKAAKALLNLHEYGRTIEDSTKLLRSIEALVGEDEDEDGIKEDRETDSGTHLSVRSNKDDVDKRSDNKLPATNVWRGTTANEVQRKEEDSSLAVEEKRFMVYICGGYKDTVAERSALMENVYPRLYLYCKQRGYDFRMIDLRWGVGTPVAERHDTVELHVENLQRCQETRGPNFILFVGQKHEVRSLPPTITREAYEAIVRVVARDQQQASKNKPVEDFPASGSRSSITANSSFIQHSIYGNYLNFGEQATISGLLSQSSHSSFSGGEEARLSPVGARSPDLTLLQMYYKLDENCLPPVYRLLPISSHHPDMLSMDREHRRQAMKDWSATCCRLWGILQRSTVEALGQEAASLLLRTVLDWEVETGLQSVDEAPPEEHCHCYKRLIPDLHYNLKHEHAAQYADLLKGRAQLDPVLSTAHRQFMDRLHEKLRYTNIYERNVGWGRKGLNSKHNRSQQFYTERISSHFQRTVINSLNKVMKVTKTPGPYDTMRREAVRVQIQEEIQRHVNYGLHLVKGCTLRRAFLADVKKAVEQSKTRPILLLGPPGWGKSATMAAVAQLAPSWLPGAVKILVHFVGFNGESRNIRLVLQSLCVQLVEAYCPHTQLSEGLPQLINEFYSLLDLVGAERHLMVLLDGLDELSEEHGADLSWISTPLPPNVHLVLSATTDSPCAHSLQSAHPTVLSLPPLSPDDITAALEAKLRTDQRCLQEQQWQLLVRACLSCPWPLYLEAVYSESKLWTSYSPQASLSLPASLEGFYLGVLARLEKELGRQLVRRAASLISISRWGVTEEELLDLLAQDGKVLQEVTSCHSSSSRRRIPYVSWARLKRDLGRHLTEVRTDGTWVYRWTHSELSRVCIKRYLKTDDSRMAVHADYADYYRDKSQHSHIFQPLAWTLDEEEDGDGMTKSYRFNLRKLHGLPYHLIRSGQILPFLSECIFNYEFLLHKAWGLSVLDIEEDLKKAVLPDKVLVDVEVLSGALELSRAVLLQDPCQLASQLTGRLGQMVMEDRPVAKGDPLKFSYLHALLAQCTQSSLPVLLPSSTCLLPPGGLQHTLLAGHLTNVTALGAGQSGPLGVTSESDGSLRFWDLEQRRIIRSLDPAGGVVGDSITLGLDDRMLIVRMGQSLQVREVESGRVVYSESDSVDVPIVTTTSEGQLLVVFYDGSHLVKVFDLASSCSLLHCANISMEHEAIHKDRSILLSNNSIRDYVLFAYRSGGEAAVFSARGGAVLSVLSAQHDGASIQAVDMTEDYLLLFCRYPHKSGSEIIHIQLFSTVSFLYLRSILGCGQDCISQVTVNREGTHAVAFCPSPRTGITELVTWNLETEDHKHITRFPAVLTKGLCFDLRFCLGICSGEKYLRLWDLTSRISDQALTYNIHKPRSEGTEEVIPMGETPRYAVCRSVRAGTVYVWNLARRRFACRPVRAEHGLCSSTDVVLAHDFKLYILTDKSTNSSSMDAPACSFKTLLVYDLIKRSYVRRQTGITVISCPQHEYRLLEDGRTLLGLSETRAHLVLWDLDSGSVKHEIKPSLGESLLCSSSSTVRDLQSDETPRRETPLMPWDIRTESRSAKKRRLQREARREREEKRRLDGEKYNSIDQYLLSGDQQVVVCSYFAQHLSVFSMVSQEHLHTLEDETSLPSLHTAAVTFTGSHLVLSGYNQEQRTPCVTLWDLHQGTVSKRLRSEAGVCCVAITDDADRVVFGVSGSNRLKVWDPFKSNYRSICGYGNLTIEDSSKLHMTEGGTRAVLLSGQLSLWDLEACSVLSVLSLDAHVRCMTLLPRCQVSVLLGLSHSPALISVRSTSRTATQVSRHGDLFGESSSSEEEEDDS is encoded by the exons ATGTGGACCTATAACAGAGACGGGCTTTTTctaaaaaagaagaggaaa gaggacagagaggctgtAACACTTCCAGCTATAAACAATGGCCCAACTTCACTTTGTCAG AGGACAAACAGGAAGGGGCATTACACCAAACTGACAGAGGAATCCAATATTACAAATCACCTCAGA TATCAGCTACAGCTgcagcaaacaggaaaaaaCCCAAAGGATCCTCACTTAGAGGACAGGACAACTGACATACTGCACCAAGGCCATTTTTTCAAG GTTAAGGCTGCCAAGGCCTTATTAAACCTACATGAATATGGGAGAACAATTGAGGACTCAACAAAGTTACTAAGGAGCATAGAGGCACTAGTCGGagaagatgaggatgaagatggTATcaaggaggacagagagacggacagtgGGACTCATTTGTCTGTTAGGTCAAACAAAGACGATGTGGACAAAAGAAGTGACAACAAACTCCCAGCGACAAATGTGTGGCGCGGTACGACGGCCAATGAGGTtcagagaaaggaggaggattCTTCATTGGCTGTTGAAGAGAAGAGATTCATGGTCTACATATGTGGTGGATACAAAG ACACGGTTGCAGAGAGAAGTGCGCTCATGGAGAACGTCTATCCCAGACTGTATCTGTACTGTAAGCAGAGAGGCTACGACTTCAGGATGATCGACCTCCGCTGGGGGGTCGGAACGCCTGTTGCTGAACGCCACGACACCGTAGAGCTGCACGTGGAGAATCTGCAGCGATGTCAGGAAACCCGGGGTCCAAACTTTATT TTGTTTGTTGGACAGAAGCACGAGGTCCGGAGCCTTCCCCCCACCATCACCAGAGAGGCCTATGAGGCCATAGTGAGAGTGGTGGCGAGAGACCAACAGCAGGCGTCCAAAAACAAACCAGTGGAGGACTTCCCTGCCTCAGGCTCCCGGTCCAGCATCACTGCAAACAGCAGTTTCATCCAACACTCCATTTATGGGAATTATCTGAATTTCGGAGAACAGGCTACCATCTCAGGACTGCTGAGCCAGAGCTCCCACAGCTCATtttcaggaggagaggaggccaGACTCAGCCCTGTGGGTGCAAGGAGCCCGGACCTAACTTTACTCCAGATGTACTACAAGCTGGACGAGAATTGCCTTCCTCCTGTCTACCGCTTACTTCCCATCAG CTCTCACCATCCTGACATGTTGAGCATGGACAGAGAGCACAGGAGGCAGGCCATGAAGGACTGGAGCGCTACCTGCTGCAGACTGTGGGGGATTCTACAACGCAGCACGGTTGAGGCACTTGGGCAAGAGGCGGCATCACTGTTACTCAGAACCG TTCTTGACTGGGAGGTAGAGACAGGTCTGCAGTCTGTAGACGAGGCTCCCCCAGAGGAGCACTGCCACTGCTATAAGAGACTCATCCCAGACCTGCACTACAACCTGAAGCACGAACATGCAGCGCAGTACGCCGACCTCCTGAAGGGACGGGCTCAGCTCGATCCAGTACTCAGCACAGCACACCGGCAATTTATGGACCGGCTCCATGAAAAG CTGCGCTACACCAACATCTATGAGCGTAACGTGGGATGGGGACGGAAAGGCCTGAACTCCAAACACAATCGCTCCCAGCAGTTCTACACCGAGCGCATCTCCTCCCACTTTCAAAGGACAGTCATCAACTCCCTCAACAA AGTAATGAAGGTCACCAAAACTCCAGGCCCTTATGACACAATGAGGAGAGAAGCTGTCAGAGTGCAGATACAGGAGGAGATACAGCGTCACGTTAACTATGGACTCCATCT GGTGAAGGGCTGTACGTTGAGGCGGGCTTTCCTAGCTGATGTGAAGAAGGCAGTGGAGCAGTCAAAAACCAGACCCATCCTCCTGCTTGGACCACCAGGCTGGGGAAAGAGCGCCACCATGGCTGCAGTAGCACAGCTAGCGCCCTCCTGGCTACCTGG AGCTGTGAAGATATTGGTGCACTTCGTTGGATTCAATGGAGAGAGCAGGAATATTCGTCTGGTCCTGCAGAGTCTTTGTGTCCAGCTGGTTGAAGCCTACTGTCcccacacacagctgtcagaG GGTCTCCCTCAGCTGATCAATGAGTTCTACTCTCTGTTGGACCTGGTGGGAGCAGAGAGACACCTGATGGTCCTGCTGGACGGGTTAGATGAGCTGTCTGAGGAACATGGTGCAGACCTCTCCTGGATCTCAACCCCTCTACCTCCAAACGTCCACCTCGTCCTGTCTGCGACCACTGACTCCCCCTGCGCTCACTCTCTGCAG TCAGCCCACCCCACAGTCCTGTCCCTCCCTCCACTCagtcctgatgacatcacagcagcATTAGAGGCCAAGCTGCGGACCGACCAGCGATGTCTGCAGGAGCAGCAGTGGCAGCTGCTAGTCCGGGCTTGTCTCTCCTGTCCCTGGCCTCTGTACCTGGAAGCAGTTTACTCTGAGAGCAAGCTCTGGACCTCCTACTCCCCCCAGGCCAGCCTCAGCCTTCCAGCTAGCCTGGAGGGCTTCTACCTCGGCGTGCTGGCTCGCCTGGAGAAAGAGCTGGGGAGGCAGCTGGTGAGACGGGCTGCATCTCTGATATCCATCTCACGTTGGGGTGTCACTGAAGAG GAGTTACTGGACCTGCTGGCCCAAGATGGGAAGGTGCTCCAGGAAGTGacctcatgtcactcctcttccAGCCGCCGCAGGATACCTTATGTCTCGTGGGCTCGACTGAAGCGTGACCTCGGTCGTCATCTAACGGAGGTCAGGACAGATGGGACATGGGTGTACCGCTGGACTCATTCTGAGCTGAGCCGTGTTTGCATTAAGCGCTATTTAAAAACAGATGACTCTCGCATGGCTGTGCACGCAGACTATGCCGACTACTACAGAGACAAGTCGCAACACTCTCACATATTTCAGCCGCTGGCGTGGACactggatgaggaggaggatggtgaCGGCATGACTAAAAGTTACAGATTTAATCTGAGGAAGCTTCACGGGTTACCCTATCACCTGATCCGCTCAGGCCAAATCCTGCCTTTCCTGTCTGAATGCATTTTCAACTATGAGTTCCTGCTACATAAGGCCTGGGGTCTGTCTGTCCTGGACATCGAGGAGGACCTGAAGAAGGCTGTGCTGCCAGACAA GGTGCTGGTGGATGTGGAGGTGCTGTCAGGTGCTCTGGAGCTGTCCAGAGCGGTGCTGCTGCAGGACCCCTGTCAGCTGGCCTCCCAGCTTACGGGTCGACTGGGACAAATGGTTATGGAGGACCGTCCTGTTGCTAAAG GTGACCCGCTGAAGTTCAGCTACCTCCATGCTCTACTGGCTCAGTGTACCCAGTCCTCCCTGCCTGTGCTGCTGCCCTCCTCCACCTGCTTGCTGCCCCCAGGAGGCCTCCAACACACCCTGCTGGCAG GTCATTTGACCAATGTGACTGCCCTGGGAGCGGGGCAGAGTGGACCCTTGGGTGTCACCAGTGAATCAGATGGTAGCCTCAGGTTTTGGGATCTGGAACAGAGGCGGATCATCAGGAGCCTGGACCCGGCGGGGGGAGTTGTGGGAGATTCAATCACCCTGGGTCTGGATGACAGGATGCTTATAGTCCGCATGGGACAAAGTCTGCAG GTGAGAGAGGTTGAATCCGGGCGAGTTGTGTATTCAGAGAGCGACTCAGTGGACGTTCCCATAGTCACCACGACTAGTGAAGGACAGCTGCTGGTGGTCTTCTATGATGGAAGTCATCTAGTCAAG GTTTTTGACCTGgcgtcttcctgctctctgctGCACTGTGCTAACATTTCCATGGAGCATGAGGCCATCCATAAAGACCGCTCCATTCTGCTGTCCAACAACTCCATCAGAGACTACGTCCTCTTTGCCTACAG GTCTGGTGGTGAGGCAGCAGTGTTCAGTGCCAGAGGGGGCGCTGTGCTGTCTGTCCTATCTGCTCAGCATGATGGTGCCTCCATACAAGCTGTAGACATGACTGAAGACTACCTGCTGCTCTTCTGCAG GTATCCACACAAGAGTGGCAGTGAAATCATCCACATCCAGCTCTTCAGCACCGTGTCCTTCCTCTACCTGCGCTCCATACTGGGCTGCGGCCAGGACTGCATCTCCCAGGTCACTGTCAACCGGGAGGGGACTCACGCCGTGGCCTTTTGCCCCTCCCCTCGGACAGGCATCACCGAGCTGGTCACATGGAACCTGGAGACGGAGGACCACAAACACATCACTCGCTTCCCCGCAGTGCTGACCAAAG gCCTGTGTTTTGATCTGCGCTTCTGCCTGGGGATCTGCAGCGGAGAGAAGTACCTTCGCCTGTGGGATCTGACCTCCAGGATCAGTGACCAGGCTCTGACGTATAACATCCATAAGCCCAGGAGTGAGGGCACAGAGGAGGTCATCCCTATGGGGGAAACCCCGAG GTACGCCGTGTGCCGCTCCGTCAGAGCTGGGACGGTGTACGTGTGGAACTTGGCCAGACGGCGCTTCGCCTGCCGACCAGTCAGAGCGGAGCACGGCCTCTGCAGCAGCACCGACGTGGTGCTCGCGCATGACTTCAAACTTTACATCTTGACAGACAAGagcaccaacagcagcagcatggacGCCCCTGCATGTTCATTCAAG ACTCTTCTGGTGTATGATTTGATTAAGCGGAGCTATGTGAGGAGACAGACTGGGATCACAGTCATTTCCTGTCCTCAGCACGAGTACCGTCTCCTGGAGGATGGACGGACTCTTCTGGGCCTATCAGAGACCAG agCTCATCTGGTCCTTTGGGATCTGGACTCTGGCTCTGTCAAACATGAGATCAAACCGTCCCTCGGAGAGTCGctgctgtgcagcagcagcagcactgtccgCGACCTGCAGTCTGATGAGACGCCACGCAGAGAGACACCAT TGATGCCGTGGGACATTCGAACAGAGAGCCGGTCTGCAAAGAAGAGGAGGCTGCAGAGAGAGGcccggagggagagagaggagaaaaggaggcTGGACGGAGAGAAATACAACTCTATTGACCAGTACCTCCTCAGTGGAGATCAACAG GTGGTGGTGTGCTCCTATTTTGCTCAGCACCTCAGTGTCTTCAGCATGGTTTCACAGGAGCACCTCCACACCCTGGAGGATGAAACATCCCTGCCGAGCCTCCACACTGCAGCCGTCACCTTCACCGGCAGTCACCTGGTGCTGAGTGGCTACAACCAGGAGCAGAGGACCCCCTGCGTCACCCTGTGGGACCTGCACCAAGGAACG GTGAGCAAAAGGCTGAGGAGTGAGGCTGGAGTTTGCTGCGTAGCTATCACAGACGACGCAGACAGAGTTGTCTTTGGGGTCTCAGGAAGCAACAG ACTGAAGGTGTGGGACCCCTTCAAGAGCAACTACAGGAGCATCTGTGGCTATGGCAACCTGACCATAGAAGACTCCAGTAAGCTGCACATGACAGAGGGAGGAACCAGAGCCGTCCTGCTGTCAG GGCAGCTGAGCCTGTGGGACCTGGAGGCGTGCAGCGTCCTGTCTGTGCTCTCTCTGGATGCACACGTCCGCTGTATGACGCTGCTTCCCAGATGCCAGGTTTCCGTCCTGCTCGGCCTCAGCCACAGCCCTGCCCTCATCAGCGTCAGGTCGACATCTAGGACAGCGACTCAAGTCTCTCGACACGGAGACCTGTTTGGAGAGTCCAGCAgcagcgaggaagaggaggacgactCATGa
- the ing2 gene encoding inhibitor of growth protein 2 has protein sequence MDIYRAGEAAETMLGQHYHPNADKSQQLVNYVEDYLECVESLPLDIQRNVSVLREIDAKYQEVLKEVDEVYEKYKGEQDAAQRKRLQVQLQRALIISQELGDEKIHVVTQMTELVENRSRQMDSHSLCFQEPLEAERLPPERRSSVQDSPAPERSSARRPRRQRNSESRDSSHPSANGSLVDDPVEELSIPLPREKKSKSAKKKKRKAKQERDASPVDFAIDPNEPTYCLCDQVSYGEMIGCDNDQCPIEWFHFSCVGLTYKPKGKWYCPKCRGDNEKTMDKSLDKNRKDRRSR, from the exons AGACGATGTTAGGCCAACACTATCATCCAAATGCTGACAAGTCGCAACAACTGGTGAACTATGTGGAGGATTACCTGGAATGTGTGGAGTCTCTGCCTTTGGACATACAAAGAAATGTGTCTGTGCTGCGAGAAATCGATGCAAAGTATCAAG AGGTGCTGAAGGAGGTGGATGAAGTGTATGAGAAGTACAAAGGTGAGCAGGATGCAGCTCAGAGAAAGCGGCTGCAGGTCCAGCTGCAGAGAGCGCTCATCATCAGCCAGGAGCTGGGCGACGAGAAGATCCATGTGGTGACCCAGATGACGGAGCTGGTGGAGAACCGCTCCCGCCAGATGGACTCCCACTCCCTTTGCTTCCAGGAGCCCCTCGAGGCCGAGCGGCTCCCTCCGGAGCGGCGCTCCAGCGTCCAAGACTCCCCAGCGCCTGAACGCAGCTCGGCCCGCCGCCCGCGACGCCAGCGCAACAGTGAGAGCCGCGACTCCAGCCACCCGTCGGCCAACGGCTCTCTGGTGGACGACCCAGTAGAGGAGCTGTCCATCCCTCTGCCCCGGGAGAAGAAGTCCAAGTCTGCGAAGAAGAAAAAGCGCAAGGCCAAACAGGAGCGAGACGCCTCGCCGGTCGACTTCGCCATCGACCCCAACGAGCCCACCTACTGCCTCTGCGATCAGGTGTCATACGGTGAGATGATTGGCTGCGACAACGACCAGTGCCCCATCGAGTGGTTCCACTTCTCCTGTGTGGGGCTGACCTACAAACCCAAAGGCAAGTGGTACTGCCCCAAATGCAGAGGGGACAACGAAAAGACCATGGACAAAAGCctagacaaaaacagaaaagaccGCAGGTCCAGGTAG